From Meles meles chromosome 5, mMelMel3.1 paternal haplotype, whole genome shotgun sequence, one genomic window encodes:
- the PPARD gene encoding peroxisome proliferator-activated receptor delta, which translates to MEQLPGEAPEIREEEEKKEVAEADGTPELNGGPERSLPSSSYTDLSRSSSPPSLLDQLQMGCDGASCGSLNMECRVCGDKASGFHYGVHACEGCKGFFRRTIRMKLEYEKCERICKIQKKNRNKCQYCRFQKCVALGMSHNAIRFGRMPEAEKRKLVAGLTASEGNQHNPQVADLKAFSKHIYNAYLKNFNMTKKKARGILTGKASHTAPFVIHDIETLWQAEKGLVWKQLVNGLPPYKEISVHVFYRCQYTTVETVRELTEFAKSIPSFSNLFLNDQVTLLKYGVHEAIFAMLASIVNKDGLLVANGTGFVTREFLRSLRKPFSDIIEPKFEFAVKFNALELDDSDLALFIAAIILCGDRPGLINVPQVEAIQDTILRALEFHLQANHPYAQYLFPKLLQKMADLRQLVTEHAQMMQRIKKTETETSLHPLLQEIYKDMY; encoded by the exons ATGGAGCAGCTGCCGGGGGAAGCCCCTGAGATccgggaagaggaggagaaaaaggaagtggcagaggcagaTGGAACCCCAGAACTCAATGGAGGACCAGAGCGCTCTCTTCCTTCCAGCAGCTATACAG ACCTTTCCCGGAGCTCCTCGCCACCCTCCCTGCTGGACCAGCTGCAGATGGGCTGTGACGGGGCCTCGTGTGGCAGCCTCAACATGGAGTGCCGTGTGTGTGGGGACAAGGCATCAGGCTTCCACTATGGTGTTCACGCTTGTGAGGGGTGCAAG GGCTTCTTCCGTCGGACGATCCGCATGAAGCTGGAGTACGAGAAGTGCGAAAGGATCTGCAAGATCCAGAAGAAGAACCGCAACAAGTGCCAGTACTGCCGCTTCCAGAAATGCGTGGCCCTGGGCATGTCACACAATG CCATCCGCTTTGGCCGGATGCCAGAGGCCGAGAAGAGGAAGCTGGTGGCGGGGCTGACGGCAAGCGAGGGGAATCAGCACAACCCACAGGTGGCTGACCTGAAGGCCTTCTCCAAGCACATCTACAATGCCTACCTGAAGAACTTCAACATGACCAAAAAGAAAGCCCGTGGCATCCTCACCGGCAAGGCCAGCCACACAGCG CCCTTTGTGATCCACGACATCGAGACATTGTGGCAAGCAGAGAAGGGCCTGGTGTGGAAGCAGCTGGTGAACGGCCTGCCCCCCTACAAGGAGATCAGCGTGCACGTCTTCTACCGCTGCCAGTACACCACGGTTGAGACCGTGCGGGAGCTCACCGAGTTCGCCAAGAGCATCCCCAGCTTCAGCAACCTCTTCCTCAACGATCAGGTGACCCTTCTCAAGTATGGTGTGCACGAGGCCATCTTCGCCATGCTGGCCTCCATTGTCAACAAGGATGGCTTACTGGTGGCCAACGGCACTGGTTTCGTCACCCGGGAGTTCCTGCGGAGCCTCCGGAAGCCCTTCAGTGACATCATTGAGCCCAAGTTTGAGTTTGCGGTCAAGTTCAATGCCCTGGAACTTGACGACAGTGACTTGGCTCTCTTCATTGCGGCCATCATTCTCTGTGGAG ACCGGCCAGGCCTCATAAATGTGCCCCAGGTGGAGGCCATCCAGGACACCATCCTACGTGCCCTCGAGTTCCACCTGCAGGCCAACCACCCCTACGCCCAGTACCTCTTCCCCAAGCTACTGCAGAAGATGGCCGACCTGCGGCAGCTGGTCACTGAGCACGCGCAGATGATGCAGCGCATCAAGAAGACCGAGACGGAAACCTCGCTGCACCCCCTGCTCCAGGAGATCTATAAGGACATGTACTGA